In a single window of the Gossypium hirsutum isolate 1008001.06 chromosome A13, Gossypium_hirsutum_v2.1, whole genome shotgun sequence genome:
- the LOC107920462 gene encoding protein transport protein SEC23 isoform X2 — MELEAQDGVRMTWNVVPGTKEEAGNCVVPVSAIYTPIKPFPNMLVLTYAPLRCRNCSSVLNPFCVMDFAAKIWICPFCFHRSHFPAHYASVSEENLPAELFPQYTTIEYKSPREAACLQSVFMFVIDTSIIEEEMAFLKSALSQAIGLFPDNSLVGLITFGTLVHLHEIGFSTAPKTYVFKGSKDVPKGQLLEQMGFFLNKPKPLTGVIAGARDGLSSDSIARFLLPASECEFAINSVLEELQKDPWPIPADQRASRSTGTALSVAASLLGACFPGSGARIMAFLGGPSTEGPGAIVSKNLSEPIHSHKDLDKDSAPHYHKAIKFYETLAKQLVHQGHVLDLFACAVDQVGVAELKVVVERTGGFVVLAESFGHSVFKDTLRRVFQSGDKGLGLSSNGIFEVNCSKDLKIQGVLGPCASLEKRSPMCSDTIIGQGNTSAWKMCGLDQATTLCLVFDIVRKDIPDATVQSSSSQFYFQFLTFYQHSSGEMRLRVTTLSRRWVAGPGSIQDLISGFDQDAAAAAMARLVSFKMEIEAEFDPIRWLDKALIHICSRFGDYQKDTPSSFSLSPRFSIFPQFMFHLRRSQFVQVFNNSPDETAYFRMILNRENVANSVVMIQPSLISYSFQSVPEPALLDVTAIAADRILLLDSYFTVVIFHGSTIAQWRKAGYHDQPEHQAFAQLLQAPRDDADAIIKERFPVPRLVICDQYGSQARFLLAKLNPSASCNSDGHRPGGDIIFTDDVSFEVFLDHLQRLAVQ; from the exons ATGGAGCTGGAAGCACAAGACGGGGTTCGGATGACGTGGAATGTGGTGCCAGGGACGAAGGAAGAGGCGGGTAACTGTGTGGTGCCAGTCTCTGCCATCTACACCCCAATCAAGCCATTCCCCAACATGCTGGTCCTAACCTATGCTCCTCTTCGCTGTCGCAACTGCTCTTCCGTCCTCAACCCCTTCTGTGTCATGGATTTTGCCGCCAAGATTTGGATCTGCCCCTTCTGTTTCCATCGCAGCCACTTTCCTGCCCACTATGCCTCTGTCTCAGAAGAAAATCTACCTGCTGAGCTCTTCCCTCAGTACACCACCATTGAGTACAAATCCCCTAGGGAGGCCGCCTGCCTTCAATCTGTCTTCATGTTCGTGATTGACACTTCCATTATTGAAGAGGAAATGGCATTCCTCAAATCTGCATTGTCCCAGGCCATTGGCCTCTTCCCCGACAACTCTCTTGTTGGTTTGATAACCTTTGGCACGCTTGtccatttgcatgagattggctTCAGTACCGCTCCTAAGACCTATGTCTTCAAAGGCTCCAAGGATGTCCCAAAAGGCCAGCTTCTTGAGCAAATGGGCTTTTTCCTTAACAAGCCCAAGCCCCTCACTGGTGTCATTGCTGGTGCCAGGGATGGCTTGTCTTCAGATAGCATTGCACGATTCCTTCTACCTGCCTCTGAATGCGAGTTTGCCATCAATTCT GTCTTGGAGGAGCTCCAAAAGGATCCTTGGCCCATTCCTGCTGATCAACGGGCAAGCAGGTCCACAGGCACTGCTTTGAGTGTGGCTGCCAGTTTGTTGGGTGCATGCTTTCCTGGTTCAGGAGCCCGAATCATGGCATTTCTTGGTGGCCCCTCAACTGAAGGCCCTGGTGCT ATTGTCTCAAAGAATTTATCTGAACCCATACATTCCCACAAGGACCTGGATAAGGATTCTGCTCCCCATTATCATAAAGCTATTAAGTTCTATGAAACACTTGCAAAGCAGCTTGTGCACCAAGGACATGTACTCGATCTCTTTGCTTGTGCCGTTGACCAG GTTGGTGTTGCAGAACTTAAAGTTGTTGTTGAGAGAACTGGCGGATTTGTTGTTCTTGCTGAAAGTTTTGGCCATTCAGTATTTAAGGACACGCTTAGGCGTGTTTTCCAGTCAGGGGACAAGGGTCTCGGACTATCTTCAAA TGGTATATTTGAGGTAAACTGTTCAAAGGACTTAAAAATTCAGGGTGTTCTTGGGCCCTGTGCATCTCTTGAAAAG AGAAGTCCTATGTGCTCTGACACCATCATCGGGCAGGGAAACACCAGTGCATGGAAAATGTGTGGCCTTGATCAAGCTACAACTTTGTGTTTAGTATTTGATATTGTTAGGAAGGACATCCCTGATGCTACTGTTCAGTCCTCGAGCAGTCaattttatttccaatttctAACATT TTACCAGCATAGCTCCGGCGAAATGAGACTTCGTGTTACAACTCTTTCAAGAAGATGGGTTGCTGGACCTGGAAGCATACAG GATTTGATTTCTGGCTTTGACCAAGATGCAGCTGCTGCAGCGATGGCACGCCTAGTGTCTTTCAAAATGGAAATTGAG GCCGAGTTCGACCCTATAAGATGGTTGGATAAAGCATTGATTCATATATGTTCTCGGTTTGGGGATTACCAAAAGGATACCCCATCTTCTTTCAGCCTGTCTCCAAGGTTTTCAATATTTCCTCAGTTCATGTTTCATTTGCGGCGATCGCAATTTGTCCAG GTCTTCAATAACAGTCCTGATGAGACGGCATACTTCAGAATGATCCTGAACAGGGAAAATGTTGCCAATTCAGTTGTGATGATTCAACCTTCATTGATTTCTTACTCGTTTCAGTCTGTTCCAGAGCCAGCACTGCTTGATGTGACTGCCATTGCAGCTGACAGGATCCTGCTTTTGGACTCTTATTTCACCGTTGTTATTTTTCACGGCTCAACTATTGCACAGTGGCGAAAAGCTGGGTATCATGATCAACCTGAGCATCAG GCTTTTGCCCAGTTGCTGCAAGCTCCTCGTGATGATGCAGATGCAATAATCAAGGAAAGGTTTCCGGTTCCTCGACTGGTCATTTGTGACCAGTATGGCTCACAG GCCCGTTTTCTTCTTGCGAAGTTGAATCCTTCTGCTTCATGTAACTCCGATGGTCATCGTCCGGGTGGAGACATAATCTTTACAGACGATGTAAGCTTTGAGGTTTTCTTGGATCATCTCCAGAGATTAGCAGTTCAATAA
- the LOC107920462 gene encoding protein transport protein SEC23 isoform X1, with protein MAEFMELEAQDGVRMTWNVVPGTKEEAGNCVVPVSAIYTPIKPFPNMLVLTYAPLRCRNCSSVLNPFCVMDFAAKIWICPFCFHRSHFPAHYASVSEENLPAELFPQYTTIEYKSPREAACLQSVFMFVIDTSIIEEEMAFLKSALSQAIGLFPDNSLVGLITFGTLVHLHEIGFSTAPKTYVFKGSKDVPKGQLLEQMGFFLNKPKPLTGVIAGARDGLSSDSIARFLLPASECEFAINSVLEELQKDPWPIPADQRASRSTGTALSVAASLLGACFPGSGARIMAFLGGPSTEGPGAIVSKNLSEPIHSHKDLDKDSAPHYHKAIKFYETLAKQLVHQGHVLDLFACAVDQVGVAELKVVVERTGGFVVLAESFGHSVFKDTLRRVFQSGDKGLGLSSNGIFEVNCSKDLKIQGVLGPCASLEKRSPMCSDTIIGQGNTSAWKMCGLDQATTLCLVFDIVRKDIPDATVQSSSSQFYFQFLTFYQHSSGEMRLRVTTLSRRWVAGPGSIQDLISGFDQDAAAAAMARLVSFKMEIEAEFDPIRWLDKALIHICSRFGDYQKDTPSSFSLSPRFSIFPQFMFHLRRSQFVQVFNNSPDETAYFRMILNRENVANSVVMIQPSLISYSFQSVPEPALLDVTAIAADRILLLDSYFTVVIFHGSTIAQWRKAGYHDQPEHQAFAQLLQAPRDDADAIIKERFPVPRLVICDQYGSQARFLLAKLNPSASCNSDGHRPGGDIIFTDDVSFEVFLDHLQRLAVQ; from the exons ATGGCAGAATTCATGGAGCTGGAAGCACAAGACGGGGTTCGGATGACGTGGAATGTGGTGCCAGGGACGAAGGAAGAGGCGGGTAACTGTGTGGTGCCAGTCTCTGCCATCTACACCCCAATCAAGCCATTCCCCAACATGCTGGTCCTAACCTATGCTCCTCTTCGCTGTCGCAACTGCTCTTCCGTCCTCAACCCCTTCTGTGTCATGGATTTTGCCGCCAAGATTTGGATCTGCCCCTTCTGTTTCCATCGCAGCCACTTTCCTGCCCACTATGCCTCTGTCTCAGAAGAAAATCTACCTGCTGAGCTCTTCCCTCAGTACACCACCATTGAGTACAAATCCCCTAGGGAGGCCGCCTGCCTTCAATCTGTCTTCATGTTCGTGATTGACACTTCCATTATTGAAGAGGAAATGGCATTCCTCAAATCTGCATTGTCCCAGGCCATTGGCCTCTTCCCCGACAACTCTCTTGTTGGTTTGATAACCTTTGGCACGCTTGtccatttgcatgagattggctTCAGTACCGCTCCTAAGACCTATGTCTTCAAAGGCTCCAAGGATGTCCCAAAAGGCCAGCTTCTTGAGCAAATGGGCTTTTTCCTTAACAAGCCCAAGCCCCTCACTGGTGTCATTGCTGGTGCCAGGGATGGCTTGTCTTCAGATAGCATTGCACGATTCCTTCTACCTGCCTCTGAATGCGAGTTTGCCATCAATTCT GTCTTGGAGGAGCTCCAAAAGGATCCTTGGCCCATTCCTGCTGATCAACGGGCAAGCAGGTCCACAGGCACTGCTTTGAGTGTGGCTGCCAGTTTGTTGGGTGCATGCTTTCCTGGTTCAGGAGCCCGAATCATGGCATTTCTTGGTGGCCCCTCAACTGAAGGCCCTGGTGCT ATTGTCTCAAAGAATTTATCTGAACCCATACATTCCCACAAGGACCTGGATAAGGATTCTGCTCCCCATTATCATAAAGCTATTAAGTTCTATGAAACACTTGCAAAGCAGCTTGTGCACCAAGGACATGTACTCGATCTCTTTGCTTGTGCCGTTGACCAG GTTGGTGTTGCAGAACTTAAAGTTGTTGTTGAGAGAACTGGCGGATTTGTTGTTCTTGCTGAAAGTTTTGGCCATTCAGTATTTAAGGACACGCTTAGGCGTGTTTTCCAGTCAGGGGACAAGGGTCTCGGACTATCTTCAAA TGGTATATTTGAGGTAAACTGTTCAAAGGACTTAAAAATTCAGGGTGTTCTTGGGCCCTGTGCATCTCTTGAAAAG AGAAGTCCTATGTGCTCTGACACCATCATCGGGCAGGGAAACACCAGTGCATGGAAAATGTGTGGCCTTGATCAAGCTACAACTTTGTGTTTAGTATTTGATATTGTTAGGAAGGACATCCCTGATGCTACTGTTCAGTCCTCGAGCAGTCaattttatttccaatttctAACATT TTACCAGCATAGCTCCGGCGAAATGAGACTTCGTGTTACAACTCTTTCAAGAAGATGGGTTGCTGGACCTGGAAGCATACAG GATTTGATTTCTGGCTTTGACCAAGATGCAGCTGCTGCAGCGATGGCACGCCTAGTGTCTTTCAAAATGGAAATTGAG GCCGAGTTCGACCCTATAAGATGGTTGGATAAAGCATTGATTCATATATGTTCTCGGTTTGGGGATTACCAAAAGGATACCCCATCTTCTTTCAGCCTGTCTCCAAGGTTTTCAATATTTCCTCAGTTCATGTTTCATTTGCGGCGATCGCAATTTGTCCAG GTCTTCAATAACAGTCCTGATGAGACGGCATACTTCAGAATGATCCTGAACAGGGAAAATGTTGCCAATTCAGTTGTGATGATTCAACCTTCATTGATTTCTTACTCGTTTCAGTCTGTTCCAGAGCCAGCACTGCTTGATGTGACTGCCATTGCAGCTGACAGGATCCTGCTTTTGGACTCTTATTTCACCGTTGTTATTTTTCACGGCTCAACTATTGCACAGTGGCGAAAAGCTGGGTATCATGATCAACCTGAGCATCAG GCTTTTGCCCAGTTGCTGCAAGCTCCTCGTGATGATGCAGATGCAATAATCAAGGAAAGGTTTCCGGTTCCTCGACTGGTCATTTGTGACCAGTATGGCTCACAG GCCCGTTTTCTTCTTGCGAAGTTGAATCCTTCTGCTTCATGTAACTCCGATGGTCATCGTCCGGGTGGAGACATAATCTTTACAGACGATGTAAGCTTTGAGGTTTTCTTGGATCATCTCCAGAGATTAGCAGTTCAATAA